Part of the Lolium rigidum isolate FL_2022 chromosome 6, APGP_CSIRO_Lrig_0.1, whole genome shotgun sequence genome, TCCCTTGGCCCCGAATTTTCAAGCAACACAACTTACATGCTTGCCGCGGCGACGTCGATCTCTGGCTCACTTTCCTCCTCCCCGAGCGACCATAGTTGCCCCTGCGAGTGTGTGTGTGTTCTTGTTTCTTGCCTTGAGCTCTCCCCCTTGGCGTCGGGAGATGACTCCCTCTACCCCCTTGTACTGCTGCTCACCCTGGGGCCTTCGCCCGATATTTTGATGAACTGAAGGAATACAAAATATTCAGGTGGGAACCTTTGCTCCTCCCGGTGAACCCTCAAAAAAATATTTCATGAGAATGATATAGCCATGCTCCAACTTGCTTTCCCAGGAGTTCTTGGCAATCCAGTAGACTTCACCCTCTTCCAGTAGAAAGTTATGGTCTAGAGCCATACCATGGGGACCTTCGAAGACATTGCCATTGTACTACTCAAATATGTTTGAGTTGGTGCCAGCGTATGGACCAAAATTTCAACGTTTTGGGCCAAAATTAGGGGAGGCAAATGGACCAAATTTCCTAGGATCCTTCAAGAAATGTCCATGGGCTGGGGGGGGGGGCAGCGGCCCCCTGACTCCTTCATAGCTACGCCACTGCTTATCAGAGTTTGTAGAATCATGTTTTCACAATTACAATAGATAGGATATGTTCATTAGCGTGGATTTAACTGCAAATTGGTAGTAAGTTTAGATGTGATTTTTTCTTGGTGCGCCCTTTCTCTCTTGTGCATCCTCCTCCACATTTCCTCTACCCCTTCCTCTTATCTTTTTACCCCGACAAGTGCAAATGACATATTCACTTCTGTTATGTGAACAAGGGTATACCAAGTACAAACATGAGAGGCACAACTTTACCTAGAATTTGACATTTATGATGGATAAAAATGGTACGTAAATGCCTCTTCTAATTTATCTCTTCTAATTTATATTATCATTAAGATTAAATCAATGGTAGTCTATTGTGATCTACTATATCTATATGGCTGAGCCTCTCTTGGGACTTAAGGGTTTCAAAAAGCCTTCTCCTCTGCTAGAGCCTCGGGGTTCTGTAGGGGTACATCACTGTTATCTCTCAATGCCCAagatttagatttttttttgtaagtAGGATTCGTTGCATACTCATATACAAGTATGTCACCATACATATATACTATTTCTCTTCATAGCCACCCTCCTTGTTCCGCCAACCGCATTGTCATGACCCTTCTACGCCCTGACTAGGCCATCCTTCAAGCTCGGCAGAAGCTCATTACTCGTGTGCCCCTTCGCGTGACACCTTTCCCATCACCTcgtcgtttttttttttggatcaccTTGCCGATTGTTGGATTTAAGGCCAGTCCCTCattccttcctcttcttcgccctcCTCCTCTATCTCACACATTTTGTCCtccaatccaacacatggacaggAGGGGTTGGACCTAAAGTCTTCTTAACGAACGTTGGAAGGGAATAACTTTCCTCAAATTACACATCAACATATTTCAAGTTTTCAACTCACTCATTAATGTGCAAAATGAAAGCTTATGGATACCAAATTCTCCATCCAAGTTTTTTTTTGCCACAAGTGATGCACTAGAACAAAAAAAACTTTGAAGTTtatgttcattttttttttggagtttGGACAAAGCAAAACAAGCCAAGTAAaacaagaagaaaaaagagggaAAACTAGGCTGATCCCCGATCTCCCCCCTTCTACCCGACGAAGAAACCCACCTTCCCACTCGCCCGATCCAGATCTCCACCTCCTCACTTCCCCGCCCCtcaccgccaccaccgtcgccgtcgccggcggcgacctACCAGCCTCCATCCACCCCGCGCCCCCAGCCCAACGCAATGGAGCAGCTCCGGACGATCGGGCGGGAGCTGGCGATGGGGTCGCAGGGCGGGTGGGGGCAGTCGAAGGAGTTCCTGGACCTGGTCAAGTCCATCGGCGAGGCCCGCTCCAAGGCGGAGGAGGACCGCATCATCGTCCGCGAGCTCGAGTACCTCAAGCGCCGGCTCGCCGACCCCGACGTGCCGCGCCGCAAGATGAAGGAGCTCCTCCTGCGCCTCGTCTACGCCGAGATGCTCGGCCACGACGCCTCCTTCGGCCACATCCACGCCGTCAAGATGACCCACGACGAGTCCCTCCCGCTCAAGCGCACCGGCTACCTCGCCGTCGCGCTCTTCATCGACGAGCGCCACGAcctcgtcatcctcgtcgtcaACACCATCCAGAAGGACCTCAGGTCCGACAACTACCTCGTCGTCTGCGCCGCGCTCACCGCCGCCAGCAGGCTCATCGGCGAGGAGGCCATCCCAGCCGTGCTGCCACAGGTCGTCGATCTCCTCgcgcaccccaaggaggccgtGCGGAAGAAGGCTGTCATGGCGCTCCACCGATTCTACCAGCGATCCCCCTCCTCCGTCTCACACCTAGTCTCCAACTTCCGCAAGGTCCAAAAACATTATTTTTTGCCTTTCCTTCGCCTCTTTGCTCTAATTCGCCTTCTCCCCAAATAGAACACAAGTAGCATAACTCGTCCTTCTCATGCCTTAGCTTCTAAACCTGCAAATTTATTAATCTCACTCAAAGGCGCATACTATACTGTTAAGCCATCTCACTAAAATTGCGTAGGCTGCTGGGAATTTTTCTCACTCAATTCGTCGTTGGGATTTTTAGGAATCCCCAGGCTACCCAACTGTCAGCGAATTTAAACGCACAATAACTGTTTCCGAGTGGATTCTCAACAGCGTTGCTTATTGTTCTGCAGAAGCTCTGTGATAATGATCCTGGGGTGATGGGTGCAACTCTATGCCCACTCTACGACCTGGTTTTGGAAGATCCAAATGCGTACAAGGATTTAGTTGTTAGCTTTGTTAACATTCTCAAACAAGTTGCGGAGAGGAGGCTTCCAACTTCGTACGACTACCACCAAATGCCCGCACCATTTATTCAGGTCAGTGAGTTATACTTTTAAATTAGTTTGTTCAAGGATGCTATGGTAGGCGTGTAATTGGCATCATCTTATTTCCTTAGATGCTTTCTGTTGCTATTTGCAGATAAAATTATTGAAAATACTTGCTGTACTGGGTAGCGGTGACAAGCAAGCGAGTGGTCATATGTACACTGTCTTGGGTGACATATTCAGGAAGGGTGATAGTGCCAGCAACATTGGCAATGCAATATTGTACGAGTGCATATGTTGTATCTCGTGCATTTTCCCAAACTCTAAGATGTTAGATGCTGCAGCTGAAACAACATCAAAGTTTCTGAAGGTTTGGCATTTTTATAGGGCGAAATAAATGACTTTCATGGTTGTTGTGCTTGTTACTTAACTGGAAGCTAACCCTTACCTGCCCCGTTGTTGTTTGCAGAGTGATAGCCATAATCTTAAGTACATGGGCATTGATGCTCTTGGACGACTAATAAAAATAAATCCTGATATTGCAGAAGAGCACCAGCTGGCTGTTATCGATTGCTTAGAGGTGAGGAATGTGACAAGCTAACATCTTCGGAATCCATGTCAAAAAATAGACTATCTATTATGTTGCAGCCATCCATATCAATATATCATATGTACTTGTAGCAAGCTGCGAGAAAATGAATCTAAGACGCTTTATCAAAAGCATGTCCCAACCACAGAACTTAATTTTGTTAGAAATGTGATATGCTGTTGACACTACATTTTCATGTTACATTGTATGAAATCATGTTATCTTAAAAAGTGATTCTAGTGAGCTGAAGGGTATATCAATCTCTTATATTCAATATGTTCTATTACTCTACCTAGTTTTTTTTTGCTACTGgcatttccattttcatgttattATCTGTGAGCTTGGTAGATGCATGCGATTGTATCAGCATTCTCGTTGTATTATTTAACTAGTACTTTTGATTCCTGACCCATTAGACGTTCTTACGAGTAGGACCCTGATGACACTTTGAAGCGCAAGACCTTTGAGCTTCTTTATAAGATGACAAAATCAACTAATATCGAAGTGATTGTTGATCGGATGATTGAGTACATGATCAGCATAACTGATCACCATTATAAGGCAGAAATTGCATCACGTTGTGTTGAGCTAGCTGAGCAGTTCGCGCCCAGCAATCAGTGGTTCATCCAGGTAATCCATGAGTATTGTGTTTTTTTTGTCGATCACTTGATGTAATTTTCAACTGTTGGTTGCTTTTGGCAGAAAATCCTTTGACTCCTTTAATTCTTTTCCAGACCATGAACAAAGTCTTTGAGCATGCTGGAGACCTTGTCAACATTAGAGTGGCACACAATCTAATGCGTCTTATTGCTGAAGGATTCGGAgaggaggatgaaggtgctgataGTCAATTGAGATCATCAGCTGTATGTACTCTCAACTTCCTGTAATCCCTTGTTGCTGAGTTTTTTTAATGGTAAACATGATTGTTGCCAATATGGAATTGTCGTTAATCTGCAATGGAACAATATCATGAAATAAGATAGTAAAAAGAATACTAGCTCTGAACTGGCCATACTTATTACTTTCCTAACTTTATAATGTATAAGAGAGGGTAATTTAGGATTATTCATGCTTCAGTTGTTGTTATATTGTTTGGCTTGATTGGGCGGAGTACTTTTTTTAGCGTTAACAAGACTCTAGCGGCCTCTTCAACTGGATGCATGATTCTCCTTTTTAAGATTCTCTAACTATTTGATCAGTTATGTAACTCTTCCCTGTTCTTAAACAGGTTGATTCGTACCTCCGGATTCTGGGGGAGCCAAAGCTTCCGTCCTCATTTTTGCAGGTAGTTATGTATTCTGTATTTCTTTTGTACCCTGAGGTGAGTTTTGGGGGGTAATTTATACTGTTTCAATTTTTACTTTCAGATCATATGCTGGGTTTTAGGAGAATACGGAACATCAGATGGGAAGCATCCTGCTTCTTATATTATCGGGAAGTTGTGTGATGTGGCAGAGGCCCACCCAACGGATGACACTGTCAGGGTATGCTTTTTTTAACCTGGCTTGTCTATCACTGATCCACCACCTGGGCCTTTTTCTAACTTGCATGCTCTAAGTATAATATGAGAAGATATATTCTAGCTGTGGCGATACTCTGTCACTATAGTTTTGGGAACATTATAAACTTGGAGTTACTTTGGTCAAGCTAAAACAGTACCTGTTATCAGTTCACCATTTAGGATCAGTTTTGCAAGTACTTCATGTTCTACATACCTATTGGATAATCAATGTATATATGGTATTCCCTCCGTCTTAAAATGTATATCAAATTACAACTTTCACTTTCATTTGTACATATAATACGTCCACAAAATTAGTATAATAAAGATATATCAAATGAAAGGATTTTGCAAGAAAAATGCAATGATACCATTTATACATTCCAAATTCATATAAGTTGCTATATATTAGTGGTCAAAGTTGTGCATCGAAGGCCATGCAAAATAAAGTGCGCCTTACAGTTTGGGACGCAGGGAGTATAGATATTCAGTATTGCATATATTATCGACTTCTCACAATTACCAAGTCGTCTCTGTACTACCTTTGAGTTTCACAAATGTGTATAATATATATTTTTACATACAGACATACATTAGTGCAAACCTCCTGGTTGTCCCTCAAGGCAGTTTATTTTGGGCATGACCGTCAATTTTTATTCCATGATTTCATTGAATCATCCACAAATTCAAATTCATTTAGTCTAAACCGTATTTGTAGCATGCATTAAGCTTAAGCTATTTTTTGCACTTACATTATTGTACAAGTCTATGTTGTGTTGCTGATATATGTATCCTTTTTGTACTATTTGGCATGTGCCTTTTACCGTTTCTTCAAGGGTTACGCAGTCTCAGCAATTTTGAAGATATTTGCATTTGAAATTGCTGTTGGAAGGAAGACTACTATGTTGCCCGAGGTAAATGAAATCATACTTCTTTTCTGCATTTCCTTGTCAGTTTTGAACTTTAGGTGTCATATGTTTCAATTCAAACTATGATTCTTACATGCAGCTTTGCATGTGCATTGAAATAGATAAGTACTCACttcgttccataattcttgttctGGTTTTAGTTCAGATTTGAACTAAAGCCACGTcaagaattatggaacagagTGTTGTTTTCACAAGTATAACAGTAATGGGTAAGTTAGAATAACTGAAACTGTGTTGCCTAGAGTTAACTTTTGAGCTTCtaatttatgaacctgagcatatagGACAAGCGCCACCAACTAAAGAAAAGTATGGTCAGTTTGTCCTGTATGTTTTCACACATGTTTGTATTGCGTAGCTCTAAGACAACCTTCTCCCTGAATTCATTTTCATGATGGTATGCTTGTAAAGAAGCAAACCCACTGCTTGGTCCGTTACATGATTCCATACTGAATGATGTGAAGAAAAACATTTCTTGCGAGAGGAAAACACTAGAATGCATGATGTAAATATGGTCCACCTGGTGGGCAAACCTGCTTCATTTAGTTAGGAACTCTTTATGGGTTATTACTTTTTCTTGTTTCTATTTCTAATTCTAATATTTGTAAATCTGTCCCTCTTAATTGCAGTTTCAGTCATTGGTAGATGAATTATCAGCTTCGCATTCAACAGACTTGCAGCAGCGTGCATATGAGGTACAGGCTTTACTAGGCTTGGACAAACAAGCTGTTGGAAGTGTAATGCCCTTGGATGCCAGTTGTGAAGATATTGAGGTATGTTATGCCTTTCCTTTACTGAGTATGTTACTTTGATTTTTCAGTTTGCTTAATTAGGAAATATTTTACATTTAATAGTACAAAATGCAACCTTGATTAGATCTATCCGTCCCTTATACAATGGTTTTGGGTGATATGAAGTTTGGGTGGAGATCTTCTCTGGCAACCGAGTATAATCAGGATCAGCAACATAATTTGGGATATGTTGTGGCATGTATTGCATGTTTTGTACACCGGGAAAGCCTAAATAAGTTAAATAAACTTTTTAAAGCTGTGCGAGAGAAGAAGTTTGAGATCTCTATTCTTTGACTAATTAATCTGAAGTTCATAAATTACGTCATCCAATGGTTTTCACATTTATCCGATCTTTTGGAGTTAATTAAATAATTTGACAGCTTGCCATGCAGCAAAATTTCTACATGGTTCAAGACGAGATTAATCACGATTTTGCCTTAGTCAAAACATGAAGCAAGCATATAGCATTCATAAGAGCTGATATAACTACAACCAAATACTCCCTCCTTGCCATAATATAGTGCGCATAAATTTCCGCAAAAGTCAAACTGCACCAACTTTTACCAAGTTAATTAAGAAAATTATCTACAACTACAATATCTAATATGTACCATATTAAAATATACCTCATGACAAATCTAGTGGTATTGATTTTATATTCTATATGTTGATACTGTACAAACTTGGTCAAAATTTACATGGTTTGACTGTGCAAAAACCTAATACACACTATATTTTGGCATAGAGGGAGTATAAATGAACCCAAATGCGCTCTTTTTACCTAGGCATTATGCGAACAAGAATATTGACATGCTGTGAATTTGTTTAACCCAGTGGCATTTATTATGATTGGTCTGCACAATGTTCTGAATCTATCTAATAGATCTAACACCTAAGAATATCAATTTATGTTGCAGGTCGACAGAAACCTCTCATTTTTAAACAGTTATGTGCAGCAAGCCTTGGAAAAGGGTGCGGCACCTTACATTCCTGAAAGTGAACGCTCAGGCGCTGTAAGTGTTGGCAACTACAGAGCACAGGACCAACATGATACATCTGCCCATGCTCTTAGATTTGAGGCCTATGAGCTACCTAAACCTTCAGTACCTACAGCAACCTCACAAGCCAGCGTTTACCTACCGACTACTGACCTTGTTCCAGTTCCAGAACCAAGTTACtataaggaagaccatcagatagGAAGATCCCAGCCATCAGGCAGTGCACCTTCTGGTGAATTTGGTGCCAAACTTCGTCTTGATGGGGTTCAGAAGAAATGGGGAAGGGAATCCTATACCTCCTCTTCTACACCTTCAAGCTCGACCTCTAGCCAACAAGCAGCCAATGGAGCTTCTAGCTCTGACGGGGAGCTCCTATAAGTTCACAGGCACGGGAATCCTCGTATGGTTCTAAGAAACAGCAGGCAACAGAAGTTTCAGCAGAAAAACAACGGCTGGCTGCTTCACTTTTTGGTTCGGCTGCAAAAGCTGATCGGAAGGCACATGCTGGTCGGAGGGCAGCAAAAGAGAGTTCCTCCACTGAGAAAGTAACTGTTGCTAATGCAGCACCTCAGCCTGCCAAGGAGCAAGTAGTCCCAGCTGTCCCACCACCAGATCTGATGGATCTGGGTGAGCCAGTTCCATCAAGTGCTCCATCAGCTGACCCTTTCTCACAGTTAGATGGGCTCCTTGGACCAGCATCAGCCTCTCCGGTTGTTTCTGCAACCTCAGCTCCCAGCGCTTCCAACACACCAGACCTCATGTCCATCTTCTCGGATGACACTGGAACCACCAGTGGATCGGCAGAACCCGCAGTTGGTGCCCAAAAAGGAGCAACTGCAAAGAAGGGCCATAGTCTTCAAGATGCCTTGCAGAAGGATGCCACCGCACGGCAAGTCGGTGTGACACCAACAGGGAACAATCCTAATCTATTCAAGGACTTGCTAGGCTAGAATACATCAGATGTTCAGTGTGCACAAGTTGGGTTGAAGCCGTCAAATCCCCAAGATGGTTTGATGGGTGAACCGGTGATGATCAAGCTGTTTGATCAGCACAGGAACGAGGGATATACTTGGTTGAGTCACAAGGCACGACCTTTGCCCTCCCAATTGGGGAGGGGTTTGCGGTGTTGACGGGTTGATGTTTGCGGGTAACTTTCCTGTTGCGTTTTTTCGCATGGCAATTTTCTTGTTGAGACTAGTGTACATGTGTTTATTACATGATGTGTAATTTGTACATGACGAGGTTGGTGTCCAGAGGCGTGCGCCTGTGCTGTTTTGTTCAGCTGCGAAGGGGCCTGTTGTGTCGATGTTTGATATTTACCCATATTGGATATACAGTAGATGGACTCTGGGAACTAGAATACTTTGTGTCATCAGATAGCTCTTGGAACTGAATGGAATAAAAATGTAAGTTTATCATGGAGCAAACATGTCGTTGTAGCCTTTTGGGCaaagtttttctttttttctgtttggTTTATGCCAAAGTACTGCCATTTCATCATCGTTATCAAAATTGAGTCAAATCTGTTTAAGTTTCTGTAAAGTAGAGGTGTGGACTGTTGTTTATTCAAATCTGTAGATTCTGCTTCCGATTTCGTCC contains:
- the LOC124660396 gene encoding LOW QUALITY PROTEIN: AP-4 complex subunit epsilon-like (The sequence of the model RefSeq protein was modified relative to this genomic sequence to represent the inferred CDS: inserted 1 base in 1 codon), which translates into the protein MEQLRTIGRELAMGSQGGWGQSKEFLDLVKSIGEARSKAEEDRIIVRELEYLKRRLADPDVPRRKMKELLLRLVYAEMLGHDASFGHIHAVKMTHDESLPLKRTGYLAVALFIDERHDLVILVVNTIQKDLRSDNYLVVCAALTAASRLIGEEAIPAVLPQVVDLLAHPKEAVRKKAVMALHRFYQRSPSSVSHLVSNFRKKLCDNDPGVMGATLCPLYDLVLEDPNAYKDLVVSFVNILKQVAERRLPTSYDYHQMPAPFIQIKLLKILAVLGSGDKQASGHMYTVLGDIFRKGDSASNIGNAILYECICCISCIFPNSKMLDAAAETTSKFLKSDSHNLKYMGIDALGRLIKINPDIAEEHQLAVIDCLEDPDDTLKRKTFELLYKMTKSTNIEVIVDRMIEYMISITDHHYKAEIASRCVELAEQFAPSNQWFIQTMNKVFEHAGDLVNIRVAHNLMRLIAEGFGEEDEGADSQLRSSAVDSYLRILGEPKLPSSFLQIICWVLGEYGTSDGKHPASYIIGKLCDVAEAHPTDDTVRGYAVSAILKIFAFEIAVGRKTTMLPEFQSLVDELSASHSTDLQQRAYEVQALLGLDKQAVGSVMPLDASCEDIEVDRNLSFLNSYVQQALEKGAAPYIPESERSGAVSVGNYRAQDQHDTSAHALRFEAYELPKPSVPTATSQASVYLPTTDLVPVPEPSYYKEDHQIGRSQPSGSAPSGEFGAKLRLDGVQKKWGRESYTSSSTPSSSTSSQQAANGASSSDXGAPISSQARESSYGSKKQQATEVSAEKQRLAASLFGSAAKADRKAHAGRRAAKESSSTEKVTVANAAPQPAKEQVVPAVPPPDLMDLGEPVPSSAPSADPFSQLDGLLGPASASPVVSATSAPSASNTPDLMSIFSDDTGTTSGSAEPAVGAQKGATAKKGHSLQDALQKDATARQVGVTPTGNNPNLFKDLLG